The Chryseobacterium nakagawai genome has a segment encoding these proteins:
- the bshB1 gene encoding bacillithiol biosynthesis deacetylase BshB1: MKIDILAFGAHPDDVELGCGGTIAKMVSEGKKCVVVDLTRGELGTRGTDETRKAEAADAAKILGLSARENLGMKDGFLVNSEEYQMRIVKMIRKYRPEIVLANAIDDRHPDHAKGAKLVSDACFLSGLRKIETVLDGEAQEVWRPKHVFHYIQWKDIKPEFVIDISEFLDKKIASCMAYKTQFYDPTSKEPETPITTKDFFESLTYRAQDLGRLSGVTYAEGFTSERLISLKNFDGIVW, translated from the coding sequence ATGAAAATCGATATACTTGCTTTTGGAGCACACCCTGATGATGTAGAATTAGGATGTGGGGGTACTATTGCCAAAATGGTTTCTGAAGGAAAAAAATGTGTTGTAGTAGATTTGACCAGAGGAGAACTCGGGACAAGAGGTACAGATGAAACAAGAAAGGCAGAAGCTGCAGATGCAGCAAAAATTCTTGGACTCTCCGCAAGAGAAAATCTAGGAATGAAAGATGGCTTTTTGGTGAATTCCGAAGAATACCAAATGAGGATTGTAAAAATGATCCGCAAATACAGACCGGAAATCGTCTTAGCGAATGCAATTGATGATAGACATCCAGATCATGCAAAAGGAGCGAAATTAGTGTCTGATGCGTGCTTTTTGTCTGGACTAAGAAAAATTGAGACCGTATTAGATGGAGAAGCTCAGGAAGTCTGGAGGCCTAAACATGTTTTTCATTATATCCAGTGGAAAGACATCAAGCCGGAGTTCGTTATTGACATTTCAGAATTCCTGGATAAAAAGATTGCATCATGTATGGCATATAAAACTCAGTTTTATGATCCAACCTCTAAAGAACCTGAGACTCCAATTACCACCAAAGACTTTTTTGAGAGCTTAACATACCGAGCACAGGATTTAGGCCGATTATCGGGAGTTACTTATGCTGAGGGTTTTACGTCGGAAAGATTAATTTCTTTGAAAAATTTTGATGGAATTGTTTGGTAG
- a CDS encoding tetratricopeptide repeat protein yields MKDIMNMNVKKIAFGAAVVFFTGFASAQTLQDGINSIDSDKFAQAKTNFTDMIAKEPTAENYFYLGNTFLKQGEPDYAKATENFNKGLAADAKSFVNKIGLATVKLGKGDKSAVAEIQKIVTDSKEKDAEVLFRAAEALTLFEKNSSPDLAIQYLTKAIEKAEKKGVPAHYYYTLGDAYRLKRAPGEAMSAYDKALPLAKNKASVYTRMATLWMAAQIWQKAKESVDKAIAVDPTYAPAYKALAGYDIRYQQNAKATQDLINYTKYADEDPYTLLEISKLYFTNEDYANSKSVLDKIFDKIEDPIKFKLRAYQDYADKNYEGAKQNMDTFVSQAEKTRVLPADQGLQGLIAAGLAKDEKDAAKKSALTTESQQKIAIAKAAKDETMKWDLELANIAGGGGASQAEADKGPTNPAIEALKKQVAANSQDSDALFKLATAYQDVKNWNGAILTWQKMSALLPDWAPAYYSQGYSYQQAGNNDAAKIAYEKFISTVKPADQEANKQTLAYAYFAVAYMSKDSDIAKAKDYVAKSLQLDPTYQDAVKLNAEINK; encoded by the coding sequence ATGAAAGATATAATGAATATGAATGTAAAGAAGATTGCTTTTGGAGCAGCCGTGGTATTTTTTACCGGTTTTGCCTCTGCACAGACATTGCAGGATGGTATTAACAGTATAGATAGTGATAAATTTGCTCAGGCAAAAACAAATTTCACTGATATGATCGCTAAAGAACCTACTGCTGAAAACTACTTCTATTTAGGAAATACTTTCTTAAAGCAAGGAGAGCCAGATTATGCAAAGGCTACTGAAAACTTTAATAAAGGATTAGCTGCAGATGCTAAAAGCTTTGTTAACAAAATCGGTTTAGCTACCGTAAAATTAGGAAAAGGCGATAAGAGTGCTGTTGCTGAAATTCAGAAAATAGTAACTGATTCTAAAGAAAAGGATGCTGAAGTATTATTTAGAGCTGCAGAAGCTTTAACTTTATTTGAAAAGAACAGTTCTCCGGATCTTGCGATCCAATACCTGACTAAGGCAATTGAAAAAGCTGAGAAAAAAGGAGTTCCTGCACATTACTATTATACATTAGGAGATGCTTACAGATTAAAAAGAGCTCCAGGTGAAGCAATGTCTGCTTATGACAAAGCATTGCCATTAGCTAAAAACAAGGCTTCCGTTTATACAAGAATGGCAACTTTATGGATGGCTGCACAAATATGGCAAAAAGCAAAAGAAAGTGTGGATAAAGCAATCGCTGTAGATCCTACCTATGCTCCTGCATATAAAGCATTAGCTGGATATGATATCAGATACCAGCAAAATGCAAAGGCTACACAAGACCTTATCAACTATACAAAATATGCTGACGAAGATCCATATACTCTGTTAGAGATTTCAAAACTTTATTTTACTAATGAAGATTATGCGAACTCTAAAAGTGTATTAGATAAAATTTTTGATAAAATCGAAGATCCTATCAAGTTCAAATTAAGAGCTTATCAGGATTATGCAGATAAGAACTACGAAGGTGCTAAGCAAAATATGGATACTTTCGTTTCTCAAGCAGAGAAAACCAGAGTATTGCCTGCTGACCAAGGTCTACAAGGACTTATCGCTGCAGGATTAGCAAAAGATGAAAAAGATGCTGCTAAGAAATCTGCTTTGACTACAGAATCTCAGCAGAAGATTGCTATTGCTAAAGCGGCAAAAGATGAGACGATGAAGTGGGATTTAGAATTGGCAAACATCGCTGGAGGTGGTGGTGCTTCTCAGGCTGAAGCTGATAAAGGACCTACAAACCCTGCCATTGAAGCGTTGAAGAAGCAAGTAGCTGCTAACAGCCAGGATTCTGATGCTTTATTTAAATTAGCAACCGCTTACCAGGATGTTAAAAACTGGAACGGAGCTATCCTTACATGGCAGAAAATGTCAGCGCTTCTTCCTGATTGGGCTCCGGCTTACTACAGCCAGGGGTATTCTTACCAACAGGCAGGAAACAACGATGCTGCTAAAATTGCTTACGAAAAGTTCATCAGTACTGTAAAACCTGCTGATCAGGAAGCTAATAAGCAGACGCTTGCATATGCTTACTTTGCGGTAGCTTATATGAGCAAAGATTCTGATATAGCAAAAGCAAAAGATTATGTTGCTAAATCTTTACAGTTAGATCCTACTTATCAGGATGCTGTAAAACTAAATGCAGAGATCAACAAGTAA
- a CDS encoding PstS family phosphate ABC transporter substrate-binding protein yields MKNSFFKTAAVVALSLMIAGCKKKDDNAPSYNKGNLTIFTDGSFQSVTEALADGYMISYPETKIKVETKKEDLGFIDLLNDKAKIIVMSRNLNAEEIKTYEERTQLKFTPAKFAADAVVFVVPKDSPKESISMDEISNGMLSEKKDFIFDGTNSSNLNFVAEKLKKQPKDLKFSIIPGNQKVIEELGKYPDKIGVIGLNTFSRPYDNTSEKLREMVKVLPVVDKGVIYNADPEGIRSMKYPFTRVLYFINNESGFNIANGFIRFSCTHLGQKIVQKEGLQPYNLYKREVQMR; encoded by the coding sequence ATGAAGAATAGTTTTTTTAAAACTGCAGCGGTTGTTGCTTTAAGTTTGATGATCGCTGGCTGCAAAAAAAAAGACGATAATGCTCCTTCTTATAATAAAGGTAATCTAACAATTTTTACGGACGGTTCTTTTCAAAGTGTTACAGAAGCATTGGCTGATGGTTATATGATCAGCTATCCTGAAACAAAGATTAAGGTCGAAACAAAAAAAGAAGATTTAGGTTTTATTGACTTATTAAATGATAAGGCAAAGATTATTGTAATGTCTCGAAACCTTAATGCAGAAGAGATCAAAACTTACGAAGAAAGAACTCAATTAAAATTTACTCCTGCAAAATTTGCAGCAGATGCAGTAGTTTTTGTGGTTCCAAAAGATTCTCCAAAAGAAAGTATCTCTATGGATGAGATCAGTAACGGGATGCTTTCAGAAAAGAAAGACTTTATTTTTGACGGAACGAATTCCAGTAATCTGAACTTTGTTGCTGAGAAACTAAAAAAACAACCTAAAGACCTTAAATTTTCCATTATTCCAGGAAATCAGAAGGTCATAGAGGAATTAGGAAAATATCCTGATAAAATAGGCGTTATAGGACTTAACACATTCAGCCGTCCTTACGATAATACCTCAGAGAAACTGAGAGAAATGGTTAAAGTTCTTCCGGTAGTAGATAAGGGCGTGATATATAATGCTGATCCTGAAGGGATTCGTTCGATGAAATATCCATTCACAAGAGTTCTTTATTTCATTAATAACGAAAGTGGATTCAATATTGCCAATGGATTTATAAGGTTTTCATGTACCCATTTGGGACAAAAAATTGTTCAAAAAGAAGGCTTACAGCCTTATAACCTCTACAAAAGAGAGGTACAGATGCGTTAA
- a CDS encoding C4-dicarboxylate ABC transporter: MMFKWLSLIAGLFYIVLGIVVMIYRFFFTILDPIVAYALGGVFALYGVFRIYRAVSQIKKSRDEE; this comes from the coding sequence ATGATGTTCAAATGGTTATCCCTCATCGCGGGATTGTTTTATATTGTTTTAGGAATTGTAGTCATGATCTACAGATTCTTTTTTACTATTTTAGACCCTATTGTTGCCTATGCTTTAGGTGGGGTATTCGCACTTTACGGTGTATTCAGAATCTATAGAGCCGTTTCACAAATCAAAAAATCCAGAGATGAAGAATAG
- a CDS encoding energy transducer TonB, whose product MADENVYNQNLTLDEIVFENRNKEYGAYDLRHQYPRLLTKSFIVGTSIFLLVALSPFIYLTIKNLTAPPKTEVKADLLNIEEEDPIIEQPKEEEPPPPPPPPKEEPKIEVIQNVVPEPVKAPKIETPPPPISKQLETTTGLNNQEGVKAPAYTPPPPPPSTGTKTATVEVKSNNPNEIYKDVDQSAEYPGGMGALRKFLGENFDTSLMEGGEGTLKAKLKFVVEKDGTVSAVTIEEKSPNSDFNNEAIRVVKKLKKWTPAKRNGESVRSYYSVPFTMNFE is encoded by the coding sequence ATGGCAGATGAAAATGTATACAATCAGAATCTTACTTTAGACGAGATTGTATTTGAAAATAGAAACAAGGAATATGGTGCCTATGATCTTAGACATCAGTATCCTAGACTTCTGACAAAATCTTTTATTGTCGGAACATCTATATTCCTTTTGGTAGCTTTGTCTCCGTTCATCTATCTTACAATTAAGAATCTTACAGCTCCGCCTAAGACAGAAGTTAAGGCAGATCTTTTGAATATTGAGGAAGAGGACCCGATTATTGAGCAACCTAAAGAAGAAGAACCACCTCCACCACCTCCACCTCCAAAAGAGGAACCAAAAATTGAGGTAATCCAGAACGTGGTTCCTGAGCCTGTAAAAGCTCCGAAAATTGAAACTCCACCTCCACCAATTTCTAAGCAGTTGGAAACTACAACTGGTTTGAATAATCAGGAGGGAGTAAAAGCTCCGGCTTATACACCACCACCACCACCACCATCTACAGGAACAAAAACTGCTACTGTAGAAGTGAAATCGAATAACCCTAATGAAATCTACAAAGATGTAGACCAGTCTGCAGAATATCCTGGAGGTATGGGTGCATTAAGAAAGTTCTTAGGAGAAAACTTCGATACTTCATTAATGGAAGGAGGTGAAGGTACACTTAAAGCTAAGCTTAAGTTCGTTGTAGAAAAAGATGGAACTGTTTCTGCAGTTACTATTGAAGAGAAATCTCCAAATAGCGACTTCAACAATGAAGCAATTCGTGTAGTTAAGAAACTTAAAAAATGGACTCCTGCGAAAAGAAACGGGGAGAGCGTTAGATCTTACTATAGCGTACCATTTACTATGAACTTTGAATAA
- a CDS encoding ExbD/TolR family protein translates to MAEVQVQDKSAKGGKVRSKKNNPRVDMTPMVDLNFLLLMFFMFTSTFSKPNVMDLGLPAKPKDDKQKPPPTEIKLSNSISILLGKDNKVFWHQQDQTSLNDQTLMETSFDREGIRKVIEQAKSRAADQSKFTVIIKPTDDAVYKNFVDILDEMAITKSEQYGVTDIKPWEKAVYEKKVGGAAAPAATK, encoded by the coding sequence ATGGCAGAAGTACAAGTACAGGATAAGAGTGCCAAGGGTGGCAAGGTTCGATCCAAGAAAAACAACCCCAGAGTCGATATGACTCCGATGGTTGACCTTAATTTCTTACTATTGATGTTCTTTATGTTTACGTCAACGTTTAGTAAACCGAATGTGATGGATTTGGGTCTTCCGGCTAAGCCGAAAGATGATAAACAAAAACCACCTCCAACAGAAATTAAACTTTCAAATTCAATTTCTATATTACTAGGAAAAGACAATAAAGTATTTTGGCACCAGCAGGATCAAACTTCCTTGAATGACCAAACTCTTATGGAAACTAGTTTTGACAGAGAAGGAATTAGAAAAGTAATTGAGCAGGCAAAATCTAGAGCTGCAGATCAAAGTAAATTTACGGTGATCATTAAGCCAACTGACGATGCTGTATATAAGAACTTTGTTGATATTCTTGATGAAATGGCAATTACCAAAAGTGAGCAGTACGGTGTTACTGATATCAAGCCTTGGGAAAAAGCTGTTTATGAGAAGAAAGTAGGTGGTGCTGCTGCACCGGCTGCTACAAAGTAA
- a CDS encoding ExbD/TolR family protein yields MARIKPKRHGVVTDMTAMCDVTFLLLTFFIMTTQFKKPDVEQIKPPSSISEKLLPDASLMTINATPDGKFYFQPVENASERLALLDKMGQKYGVTFDNNQKAAFQKVQAIGVPMNQLKGYLDLPEDEQKNYKSPSGIPMDSTNKQLIDWVKESLSVNPDYKLAIKGDVTTKYPKVKSLFEGLRDIDFLKFWLITSQEGKPNE; encoded by the coding sequence ATGGCGAGAATTAAACCAAAAAGACATGGAGTAGTTACGGACATGACCGCGATGTGCGACGTTACGTTCCTATTACTTACATTCTTTATTATGACCACGCAGTTTAAAAAACCTGATGTGGAGCAGATCAAACCGCCATCTTCAATTTCGGAAAAATTACTTCCTGATGCTAGTTTAATGACTATCAATGCTACACCGGACGGGAAATTTTATTTCCAGCCAGTAGAAAATGCATCAGAAAGACTTGCACTTTTAGATAAAATGGGTCAGAAGTATGGCGTTACTTTTGATAATAATCAAAAAGCAGCTTTCCAGAAAGTTCAGGCTATTGGAGTTCCAATGAACCAATTAAAAGGGTATTTGGATTTGCCTGAAGATGAGCAGAAAAATTACAAGAGTCCTTCAGGGATTCCTATGGATAGTACAAATAAGCAATTAATTGATTGGGTAAAAGAAAGTTTAAGCGTTAACCCTGACTACAAGTTAGCCATTAAAGGTGACGTTACAACAAAGTACCCTAAAGTTAAAAGCCTATTTGAGGGTTTAAGAGATATTGATTTTCTTAAATTTTGGTTGATTACATCACAAGAAGGTAAACCTAATGAATAA
- a CDS encoding MotA/TolQ/ExbB proton channel family protein — MEMNVSKNDEQVVARKAGGLNPAIIIPILLVIGICIWLFVLGNPGNFKADPRLAGASVAFSDVEGKEMHPEGFLGMIYMGGIIVPLLVTFMITVIVFSFERYFVLNKASGTGSVDNFVVKVRSLLNGNKIDEALEECDRQQGSVGNVVKEGLTTYKALAHDTTLNKEQKMVALNKAIEEATTLEMPMLEKNMMILSTLGTVATLVALLGTVIGMIRAFFALGAGGGTPDAAALSIGISEALINTALGIGTSAVAIILYNFFTSKIDGLTYKIDEIAMSIQQSFAEFH, encoded by the coding sequence ATGGAAATGAATGTTTCAAAAAATGATGAGCAAGTAGTTGCTAGAAAGGCGGGAGGTTTAAATCCGGCTATTATTATTCCTATCCTATTAGTTATAGGGATTTGTATTTGGTTATTCGTTTTAGGTAATCCAGGTAATTTTAAAGCTGATCCAAGATTAGCAGGAGCATCAGTTGCTTTTTCTGATGTAGAAGGTAAAGAGATGCACCCAGAAGGATTCTTAGGGATGATCTATATGGGAGGTATTATTGTACCATTACTTGTAACATTCATGATTACTGTAATTGTTTTCTCATTTGAAAGATACTTTGTATTAAACAAAGCTTCAGGTACAGGTAGCGTAGACAACTTTGTAGTAAAAGTAAGAAGCTTACTAAACGGAAACAAGATTGACGAAGCTTTAGAAGAATGCGACAGACAACAAGGTTCTGTAGGAAATGTTGTAAAAGAAGGTCTTACGACTTACAAAGCACTTGCTCACGATACTACTTTAAATAAAGAGCAGAAGATGGTAGCACTTAACAAAGCTATCGAAGAAGCTACAACTCTTGAGATGCCAATGCTTGAGAAAAACATGATGATCCTTTCCACTTTAGGTACTGTTGCAACGTTAGTAGCACTACTAGGAACGGTAATCGGGATGATTAGAGCATTCTTCGCATTAGGTGCTGGAGGAGGTACTCCAGATGCAGCAGCTCTATCAATCGGTATCTCTGAAGCCTTGATCAACACGGCATTAGGTATTGGTACTTCTGCAGTAGCAATTATTCTTTATAACTTCTTTACTTCTAAAATTGACGGATTAACTTATAAGATCGACGAGATCGCTATGAGCATCCAACAGTCTTTTGCTGAATTCCACTAA
- the leuS gene encoding leucine--tRNA ligase: MFYDHQQIEKKWQKYWEDNQTYKTSNNTDKPKFYVLDMFPYPSGAGLHVGHPLGYIASDIYARYKRHQGFNVLHPVGYDSFGLPAEQYAIQTGQHPAITTEQNINRYEEQLKKIGFSFDWSREVRTSDASYYKWTQWIFIELYHSWYNKNTDKAESIETLIKHFQEKGTEGLIANQNDELNFTAEEWANASDIDKEDILLNYRLAYRAETTVNWCPALGTVLANDEIKDGKSERGGFPVFQKKMMQWSMRISAYSERLLQGLSTLDWPQPLKDAQEYWIGKSQGAQVQFQVEGHNEIVEVFTTRPDTIFGATFMVLAPENPLVDTITTEAQKAEVDTYIEETSKKTERDRMSDVKNVSGAFTGSYAINPFSGEKMPIYISDYVLMGYGTGAVMAVPAHDERDHRFAKKFNLEIKKVVETEEDVQENSFDSKDSVCVNSDFLNGLHYADAKSKIISEIETKGIGHGTTNYRQRDAIFSRQRYWGEPVPIYYKDGMPYTLPVSALPLELPEVEKYLPTEDGDPPLGNAKTFAWDEVNKKVVSTDLIDDQTIFPLELSTMPGWAGSSWYFLRYMDPQNDGEFSAKNLSDYWGQVDLYIGGSEHATGHLLYSRFWNMFLKDRGYINHDEPFQKLINQGMILGMSAFVYRIDGTNQYVSKNLANQYQTQQIHVDVALLKGTSDELDTEAFKAWRPDYAHAEFILEDGKYITDREVEKMSKSKYNVVNPDDICEEYGADGLRLYEMFLGPLEQSKPWNTQGLSGVYGFLKKFWNLYFNGDVFEVSDEEPTKAEYKVLHTLIKKVVYDIENFSFNTSVSSFMIAVNELQKLKCNKRNILEPLAVIISPYAPHICEELWSLLGHGTSIEFEKFPALNEDYLIEDEIEYPVSVNGKMKFKISLSAQLSAKEVEDLVISNEKMQQILEGKTPKKIIVVPHRIVNIVI, from the coding sequence GTGTTTTACGATCATCAGCAGATAGAAAAAAAGTGGCAGAAATACTGGGAGGATAATCAAACGTATAAAACTTCCAACAATACCGATAAACCTAAATTTTATGTACTCGATATGTTTCCGTACCCATCCGGAGCAGGACTTCACGTAGGACATCCGCTAGGATATATTGCGTCAGATATCTATGCGAGATATAAAAGACACCAGGGGTTTAACGTTCTCCACCCGGTAGGTTATGATAGCTTCGGGCTTCCTGCTGAGCAGTATGCAATCCAGACAGGACAGCATCCGGCTATTACTACAGAACAAAATATTAACAGATACGAAGAACAGTTAAAAAAGATCGGATTCTCATTTGATTGGAGCAGAGAAGTAAGAACATCTGATGCCTCTTATTATAAATGGACCCAGTGGATCTTTATTGAGCTGTATCACTCTTGGTATAATAAAAATACAGATAAGGCAGAATCTATTGAGACCTTAATCAAACATTTTCAGGAAAAAGGAACAGAAGGATTAATTGCCAATCAAAATGATGAATTGAATTTCACCGCAGAAGAATGGGCAAATGCTTCCGATATAGATAAAGAAGATATCTTATTAAACTATCGTCTTGCTTACAGAGCAGAGACGACGGTAAACTGGTGCCCTGCTTTGGGAACTGTTTTAGCAAATGATGAGATAAAAGACGGAAAATCCGAAAGAGGAGGATTTCCTGTATTCCAAAAGAAAATGATGCAGTGGAGTATGAGAATCTCTGCTTATTCTGAAAGACTGTTACAAGGTCTTTCTACATTAGACTGGCCACAGCCGTTGAAAGATGCTCAGGAATACTGGATCGGGAAATCTCAGGGAGCACAGGTTCAGTTTCAGGTAGAAGGTCATAATGAAATTGTAGAGGTTTTCACTACAAGGCCTGATACCATCTTTGGAGCAACCTTTATGGTGTTGGCTCCGGAAAATCCTTTAGTGGATACTATTACTACAGAGGCTCAAAAAGCAGAAGTAGATACTTATATAGAAGAAACTTCCAAGAAAACCGAAAGAGACAGAATGTCTGACGTGAAAAACGTGAGCGGAGCTTTCACGGGAAGTTATGCAATCAATCCGTTCAGCGGAGAAAAAATGCCAATCTATATTTCAGATTATGTATTGATGGGATATGGAACAGGAGCTGTAATGGCAGTTCCTGCCCATGACGAACGCGACCACAGATTTGCAAAGAAATTTAATTTAGAAATTAAAAAAGTAGTTGAAACAGAAGAAGATGTTCAGGAAAATTCTTTTGACTCTAAAGACTCTGTTTGTGTAAACTCAGATTTCTTAAACGGATTACATTATGCTGATGCCAAGTCCAAAATAATTTCTGAAATTGAAACGAAAGGTATCGGTCACGGAACGACGAACTACAGACAACGTGATGCTATTTTCTCCAGACAACGGTATTGGGGAGAACCGGTTCCTATATATTATAAGGATGGAATGCCATACACATTACCCGTTTCTGCATTACCATTAGAACTTCCTGAAGTTGAAAAATATTTACCAACCGAAGATGGAGATCCACCACTAGGAAATGCTAAAACATTTGCATGGGATGAGGTGAATAAGAAAGTCGTTTCTACAGATTTAATTGATGACCAAACAATATTCCCATTAGAATTATCTACTATGCCAGGTTGGGCTGGAAGCTCTTGGTATTTCCTTAGATATATGGATCCGCAAAATGATGGAGAATTCAGTGCAAAGAACCTTTCAGATTATTGGGGACAGGTAGACTTATATATAGGAGGTAGTGAGCACGCAACGGGTCACTTATTGTATTCCCGTTTCTGGAATATGTTCTTAAAAGACAGAGGATATATCAATCATGATGAACCTTTTCAGAAATTAATCAATCAGGGGATGATCCTTGGGATGAGTGCATTCGTATATAGAATTGACGGTACTAATCAATATGTGTCTAAAAATTTAGCAAACCAATATCAGACTCAGCAGATCCATGTTGATGTAGCTTTATTAAAAGGAACATCTGATGAATTGGATACTGAAGCATTCAAAGCATGGAGACCAGACTATGCTCATGCAGAATTTATTTTGGAAGATGGAAAATACATCACAGACCGCGAAGTAGAAAAAATGTCCAAGTCAAAATACAATGTAGTAAACCCTGATGATATCTGTGAAGAATATGGAGCAGACGGGTTAAGATTATATGAAATGTTCTTAGGACCATTAGAGCAATCCAAGCCTTGGAATACACAAGGACTAAGCGGAGTATATGGTTTCCTTAAAAAATTCTGGAATCTTTATTTCAATGGAGATGTATTTGAAGTTTCTGATGAAGAGCCTACAAAAGCTGAGTATAAAGTTTTACATACCTTAATAAAGAAAGTTGTTTATGATATTGAAAACTTCTCATTCAATACCTCAGTATCATCATTTATGATTGCTGTAAATGAACTTCAGAAATTAAAATGTAACAAACGCAATATTTTAGAGCCGTTAGCCGTTATCATCTCTCCATATGCACCCCACATCTGTGAAGAATTGTGGAGTTTATTGGGACATGGTACCTCTATCGAATTCGAGAAGTTTCCGGCATTAAACGAAGATTATCTAATCGAGGATGAAATTGAGTATCCGGTAAGTGTAAATGGTAAAATGAAGTTCAAAATTTCTCTTTCAGCTCAATTATCTGCTAAGGAGGTAGAAGATTTGGTGATTTCAAATGAGAAAATGCAACAGATTTTGGAGGGCAAAACCCCTAAAAAAATCATTGTAGTCCCTCACCGTATTGTGAATATCGTAATTTAA